One window of the Acinetobacter equi genome contains the following:
- a CDS encoding fumarylacetoacetate hydrolase family protein, whose amino-acid sequence MSFVFNPMPIVGLPVKDTEALFPVRRVYCVGRNYAAHAREMGFDPDREPPFFFCKPNDSESIVPVPENEAVTIPYPSLTSNYHYEIELVVAIGKDGKNISVEDAVNYIYGYAVGLDMTRRDLQMAQREKGRPWEVGKAFDYSAPIGLIHPISQTGELNSGDIHLTVNGETKQRSDVTHLIWNIAETIANLSTLFELKQGDLIFTGTPEGVGAVVRGDEMRAEVAGLTGITVKVA is encoded by the coding sequence ATGAGTTTCGTATTTAATCCAATGCCGATTGTTGGTTTACCAGTAAAAGATACAGAAGCATTATTTCCAGTACGTCGTGTGTACTGTGTAGGTCGTAACTATGCTGCGCATGCACGTGAAATGGGCTTTGATCCAGATCGTGAACCACCATTTTTCTTTTGTAAGCCAAATGATTCTGAATCAATTGTGCCTGTACCTGAAAATGAGGCTGTAACAATTCCTTACCCAAGTTTAACGTCTAACTATCATTATGAAATTGAGCTTGTTGTCGCAATTGGTAAAGACGGCAAAAATATTTCTGTAGAAGATGCAGTGAACTATATTTATGGTTACGCCGTTGGTTTAGATATGACTCGCCGTGATTTACAAATGGCTCAACGTGAAAAAGGTCGCCCATGGGAAGTTGGTAAGGCATTTGATTATTCAGCACCTATTGGGCTTATTCACCCGATTTCACAAACTGGTGAATTAAACTCAGGTGATATTCACTTAACAGTTAATGGTGAGACTAAGCAACGTAGTGATGTAACTCACCTCATTTGGAATATTGCAGAAACAATTGCAAATCTTTCAACACTATTTGAGTTAAAGCAAGGTGATTTAATCTTTACAGGTACTCCGGAAGGTGTTGGTGCTGTAGTTCGTGGAGATGAAATGCGTGCTGAAGTAGCTGGTTTAACTGGTATAACAGTAAAAGTTGCTTAA